The bacterium genome includes a region encoding these proteins:
- the argH gene encoding argininosuccinate lyase, producing the protein MKKSSKLWGAAFTKEPSEAVIAFTAGRDVASVFPADAKLIPYDLWTNKVHALMLGKNGIIPKSDAGKILKGLLKLEQLVAAGKFHLDPSKEDVHTNIESWLTEKLGIEIAGKLHTARSRNDQVVTDMRLYLRDQVLIFVSNNIGLIQTLIKLAETYKSVPFPGFTHHQHAMVTTFGHILAGFAAMISRDIERLKGWYSLHNVSPLGNAVAYGTSFPVDRTLTAKLLAFDGPDTNSMDAITNRWEPEADLAYSVVVLMNHLSLTAQTLIILATPEFGMMKLADEFSTGSSIMPQKKNPDPLEAIKGKAGFVCGQLLSLLSIGKSNFIGFNRDSQWTKYIVMDLLSECEPAPAVLTGVLSTMMVNTKIMETWCHKGFIGATTLMEQLVTIYALPMRQAKVLVEKGVKGSVGQDRVTFTALCQALREEGLALPITESQIVAWQEPGTIIELTKSFGGPGKKSMKQGLTLLAKQLAGYQKWFSQKKKDRGKALELLADAITSLGKEGY; encoded by the coding sequence ATGAAAAAATCATCAAAACTTTGGGGCGCGGCTTTTACCAAAGAGCCGTCCGAGGCAGTGATTGCGTTTACCGCCGGCCGCGACGTGGCGAGTGTGTTCCCGGCCGATGCAAAATTAATCCCTTACGATCTGTGGACGAACAAAGTTCATGCTCTGATGCTGGGGAAAAACGGGATTATTCCTAAATCTGATGCAGGAAAAATCCTCAAAGGATTACTTAAGCTTGAGCAATTAGTGGCTGCGGGAAAATTTCATCTTGATCCGAGTAAAGAAGATGTTCACACAAACATCGAGTCGTGGCTTACCGAAAAGCTGGGCATTGAGATAGCGGGCAAGCTTCACACGGCGCGCTCGAGAAACGATCAAGTAGTGACCGATATGAGGTTATACCTGCGGGATCAGGTATTGATATTTGTGAGTAATAACATTGGACTCATCCAGACGCTTATCAAACTTGCCGAGACATATAAATCAGTACCATTCCCAGGATTTACTCATCATCAACACGCGATGGTGACGACCTTTGGGCATATCTTGGCCGGTTTTGCGGCGATGATTAGTCGGGATATTGAGCGCCTTAAAGGCTGGTATAGCCTTCATAACGTTAGTCCTTTAGGCAACGCGGTCGCCTACGGTACGAGTTTTCCGGTAGACAGGACATTGACAGCCAAACTTTTGGCTTTTGACGGTCCGGACACGAATTCAATGGATGCTATTACTAATCGCTGGGAGCCGGAAGCGGATTTGGCATATAGCGTCGTCGTTCTTATGAACCATTTGTCGCTTACCGCTCAGACGCTTATTATTCTCGCGACGCCGGAGTTTGGTATGATGAAACTAGCTGACGAATTTTCGACTGGCAGTTCCATTATGCCTCAGAAGAAAAATCCTGATCCCTTGGAGGCAATTAAAGGAAAGGCAGGTTTTGTTTGTGGGCAGCTTTTGAGTTTGCTTTCTATAGGGAAAAGCAATTTTATCGGTTTTAATCGCGACTCGCAATGGACTAAATATATTGTGATGGATCTTTTATCCGAGTGCGAACCGGCGCCGGCGGTTCTTACTGGAGTGCTTTCGACCATGATGGTAAATACCAAGATTATGGAAACTTGGTGCCATAAAGGTTTTATTGGAGCAACCACGCTCATGGAACAATTAGTAACAATATATGCTTTACCGATGCGTCAAGCCAAGGTGCTGGTTGAGAAAGGCGTAAAGGGGAGTGTAGGTCAGGACAGGGTGACATTTACAGCGCTTTGCCAAGCTCTACGGGAGGAGGGTTTAGCGTTGCCGATTACCGAAAGTCAGATTGTTGCGTGGCAAGAGCCGGGAACAATCATCGAACTTACTAAGTCCTTTGGCGGGCCGGGGAAGAAAAGTATGAAGCAAGGATTGACACTTCTTGCTAAACAACTTGCGGGTTATCAGAAGTGGTTTTCGCAGAAAAAGAAAGACAGGGGAAAGGCACTGGAATTACTTGCCGATGCCATCACATCTTTAGGAAAGGAGGGTTACTAG
- a CDS encoding argininosuccinate synthase has protein sequence MKKDTSYIKVASYEGKIGQVKKVVLLYSGGLDTSCMLKWIQDAYGAEVITLTLDLGQQIEDLEAIKKKALKFGAKKAYIIDAKNEFADEYLAPLIKANGAYQGNYYISTVSRPLLAKWAVKIAEKEKADAIAHGCTGKGNDQVRIEATALTLNPKIKIIAPVREWSMGREEEIEYAKKYGIPVPANMDFPYSVDDNMWGMTWEGGEIEDPALIPPIEKFLTTYTLAEKAPNKSELAKLTFKNGLPISLNGKEMKLTKLIGALNKIAGKHGVGVVHHIEDRLVGLKVRGVYELPAAHVIITAHKNLEKYVCTRVENELKSILDIKWAYLVYGALWLEPVVEDINAFNDKINEKVNGAVTVKLYKGSAEVVAMESPNALYDKHLATFMKDYSFNQNASAGFIEIYSLQMKLANQVKNKLKLES, from the coding sequence ATGAAAAAAGACACTTCTTATATAAAAGTTGCTTCTTACGAAGGAAAAATCGGCCAAGTCAAAAAGGTTGTTCTTCTCTATTCTGGCGGTCTTGATACCAGCTGTATGTTAAAATGGATTCAAGACGCTTATGGCGCAGAGGTGATTACTTTGACGCTGGATTTGGGCCAGCAGATTGAAGATCTTGAGGCGATTAAGAAAAAGGCTTTGAAATTCGGGGCAAAAAAAGCCTATATCATTGACGCTAAAAATGAATTTGCCGATGAATATCTCGCCCCCTTGATTAAGGCTAATGGCGCTTATCAAGGAAATTATTATATTTCCACAGTTTCTAGACCACTTCTTGCCAAATGGGCAGTAAAAATTGCCGAGAAGGAAAAAGCTGATGCTATTGCTCATGGCTGTACGGGCAAGGGCAATGATCAGGTAAGAATCGAAGCCACTGCCTTGACTTTGAATCCGAAAATTAAAATTATTGCTCCTGTTAGAGAATGGTCTATGGGCAGAGAGGAAGAGATTGAATATGCGAAGAAATATGGAATTCCGGTTCCGGCCAATATGGATTTTCCTTATTCTGTTGATGATAATATGTGGGGGATGACTTGGGAGGGGGGAGAAATAGAAGACCCGGCCCTTATCCCGCCGATTGAAAAATTCCTGACAACATATACTTTAGCTGAAAAGGCGCCGAATAAGTCAGAATTGGCGAAGTTGACTTTCAAAAATGGATTGCCCATATCCTTAAACGGAAAGGAGATGAAGCTAACAAAATTGATCGGCGCTTTAAACAAAATCGCCGGTAAGCACGGCGTAGGCGTCGTCCATCACATTGAAGACAGGTTAGTCGGTCTTAAGGTGAGGGGGGTTTATGAATTGCCAGCTGCTCACGTGATTATAACTGCTCACAAAAACCTGGAAAAATATGTTTGCACGAGAGTTGAGAATGAATTAAAAAGCATCCTTGATATAAAGTGGGCTTATCTTGTCTATGGCGCTTTGTGGCTTGAGCCGGTTGTTGAGGACATCAACGCCTTTAATGATAAAATTAACGAGAAGGTGAATGGGGCGGTAACGGTAAAACTTTACAAAGGTTCTGCGGAAGTGGTAGCCATGGAATCGCCAAATGCTCTTTACGACAAACACCTAGCGACCTTTATGAAGGACTATAGTTTTAACCAGAATGCAAGCGCCGGTTTTATTGAGATTTACTCGTTGCAAATGAAATTGGCAAATCAGGTCAAGAATAAGTTGAAATTAGAAAGTTAA
- the smpB gene encoding SsrA-binding protein SmpB produces the protein MRIFTENRKAAFDHEILEKFEAGLVLLGQEVKSIKLGRASLAGSYVISRGEELYLVGCHVPAYQPKNAPSDYLPEREKKLLMRKAEISYLKGRASQRGLTFVPLRIYTKDGKIKLEFALAKRIKKIDQRQVIKKREINREIREVLG, from the coding sequence ATGCGCATTTTCACCGAAAACAGAAAAGCCGCTTTTGACCACGAGATCCTGGAGAAATTTGAGGCCGGCCTCGTCCTTTTGGGGCAAGAGGTCAAGTCGATCAAGCTAGGAAGGGCAAGCCTGGCCGGCAGTTATGTTATCTCCAGGGGCGAAGAGCTTTATCTGGTCGGCTGCCACGTTCCCGCTTACCAGCCGAAAAACGCCCCTTCAGACTACCTTCCCGAAAGAGAGAAAAAGCTTCTTATGAGGAAGGCGGAAATATCCTACCTTAAAGGCAGGGCCTCCCAGAGAGGATTGACATTCGTGCCCTTGAGAATATATACTAAGGACGGGAAAATTAAGCTGGAGTTCGCTCTGGCAAAAAGGATAAAAAAGATCGATCAGAGGCAGGTGATAAAGAAACGGGAAATAAATCGCGAGATCAGGGAAGTCTTAGGATAA
- the infC gene encoding translation initiation factor IF-3, whose amino-acid sequence MLKPLVNNQIRTTQVRLVDETGKQLGIIELTEALRLAQERNLDLIQVTEKVIPPVCRLADYGKYLYWQEKKQKEIKKHKGGQIKGIRLSFGISLHDLEIRSRQAEKFLNQGDKVLIEMVLRGREKALAGVAKDKINRFIEILDKAIPIKAETDLRKGPRGFTMIISKQ is encoded by the coding sequence ATCCTAAAACCACTCGTCAACAACCAAATAAGAACAACTCAGGTCAGGCTGGTGGACGAAACCGGAAAGCAGCTAGGAATTATCGAGTTGACCGAGGCGCTCCGCCTGGCCCAGGAGCGCAATTTAGATTTAATCCAGGTGACCGAAAAAGTGATTCCGCCTGTTTGCCGCCTAGCCGACTACGGAAAATATCTTTACTGGCAGGAGAAAAAGCAAAAAGAGATAAAAAAGCACAAAGGCGGCCAGATAAAAGGCATTCGCCTTTCCTTCGGGATCTCTCTCCACGATCTGGAAATCAGATCAAGACAGGCCGAGAAATTCCTAAACCAAGGCGACAAGGTCTTGATCGAAATGGTCCTCCGGGGCCGGGAAAAAGCCCTGGCCGGAGTCGCCAAAGATAAAATCAACCGGTTCATAGAAATTTTAGACAAAGCTATTCCCATCAAAGCGGAAACCGACCTCAGGAAAGGTCCCCGAGGCTTTACTATGATTATTTCAAAACAATAA
- a CDS encoding 50S ribosomal protein L35 encodes MRKSISKRFKITKTGKVLRRRCGLNHYLAKRSGKMRRGKRKLVPLSKSELKRIKKLIG; translated from the coding sequence ATGAGGAAATCTATTTCAAAACGCTTCAAGATCACAAAAACGGGAAAAGTCTTGCGCCGAAGATGCGGCTTGAATCATTATTTGGCAAAAAGATCCGGAAAAATGAGAAGAGGAAAGAGAAAGCTAGTTCCTCTTTCAAAATCGGAATTAAAAAGGATTAAGAAATTAATCGGCTAA
- the rplT gene encoding 50S ribosomal protein L20 has product MARVKGGKPRLKRRRNVLRQTKGFRWGRKSKLRRAKEAIFHAQKYAYRDRRNKKRDFRRLWQIKIGAAAKNLGISYSKFLNLLKQKNIGLDRKILAELAEAKPDIFRAIVEQITR; this is encoded by the coding sequence ATGGCTAGAGTCAAAGGCGGGAAACCGAGGCTAAAGAGAAGAAGGAATGTCTTGAGACAGACCAAGGGATTTCGTTGGGGCAGGAAATCAAAATTAAGACGGGCAAAAGAGGCGATCTTCCACGCCCAGAAATATGCCTACCGCGACCGGCGGAACAAAAAAAGAGATTTCCGGCGGCTCTGGCAGATTAAGATTGGAGCCGCTGCCAAAAACCTAGGCATATCCTACAGCAAGTTTTTAAATCTCCTCAAACAAAAGAACATCGGTCTAGACAGGAAAATTTTAGCCGAGTTGGCAGAAGCCAAACCCGATATCTTCAGGGCCATTGTTGAACAAATAACGAGATAA
- a CDS encoding polyprenol monophosphomannose synthase — protein MAHPQETRVAIVIPTLNEADNVRSLCEKVFLYIPDAAIIFVDDNSTDGTKEILAELAYRNGRIKPIFRQPPKSFAKSYLVGLRAALRQGASLIIQMDADFSHDPRYLPEILENLRDYHLVIGSRYIRGGGVKNWPWRRRFLSRAGNLFAKAMTGLKIGDLTGGFLGWQGGLLKKVLSGRLNVDGYAFLIEMKILAQEQHAKIREVPIVFVERRQGASKMSLKIIGEAILFCCLSRLNRFRKINSRSSV, from the coding sequence ATGGCTCATCCTCAAGAAACCCGTGTCGCTATAGTCATCCCCACGCTCAACGAAGCCGATAATGTCCGCAGTCTTTGCGAAAAAGTCTTTTTATATATTCCCGACGCCGCCATTATTTTTGTTGATGATAATTCGACTGACGGAACTAAAGAAATATTGGCCGAGTTAGCTTACCGAAACGGAAGAATAAAGCCGATCTTCAGACAACCGCCAAAGAGCTTCGCTAAGTCTTATTTAGTCGGCCTGAGGGCTGCCCTGCGTCAGGGCGCGTCTTTGATTATCCAGATGGATGCTGATTTTTCCCACGATCCTCGGTATTTGCCCGAGATTTTAGAAAATTTGAGAGATTATCATTTGGTCATTGGTTCTAGATATATTCGAGGGGGAGGAGTAAAGAACTGGCCGTGGCGCAGGCGGTTTTTAAGCCGAGCTGGCAATTTGTTTGCCAAAGCCATGACTGGTTTGAAAATTGGCGATTTGACAGGAGGGTTTTTAGGCTGGCAAGGGGGCTTGTTAAAAAAAGTTTTGTCTGGTCGGTTGAACGTAGACGGTTACGCTTTTTTGATAGAAATGAAAATCTTGGCCCAAGAACAGCACGCCAAGATCAGAGAGGTCCCTATTGTTTTTGTCGAAAGGCGCCAGGGAGCTTCTAAGATGAGCCTCAAAATTATTGGCGAAGCAATCTTGTTCTGTTGCTTGTCTCGGCTTAACAGGTTTCGCAAAATCAACTCACGGAGTTCTGTGTGA